A single window of Athene noctua chromosome 1, bAthNoc1.hap1.1, whole genome shotgun sequence DNA harbors:
- the LOC141971309 gene encoding uncharacterized protein LOC141971309, whose translation MDQGEEQDHEALEETHMGGELSPLPDHLTSADLQDMLAVGSRGGEEQLGDSRGSRHDSSEAQQGGCEEEEEAKLPCSDISLVKRRVRRVAAASRRAPRAERPTICSECGKGFSRSIHLIQHQRMHTGERPFLCGECGKGFSQSSHLIQHRRVHTGQKPYTCAECGKSFSQSSNLLKHQRIHTGLKPYVCSECGKIFSDSSTCIKHQRMHTGERPYKCPACGKSFSQHSHLLQHQRAHDGVRPYACGQCGKRFGQSSDLINHARTHTGEKPYKCSQCGRGFSGNSNLIKHTRIHTGEQPYRCTQCGESFRFQPQLVRHQKHHTE comes from the exons ATGGACCAAGGAGAAGAACAAGATCATGAGGCCTTGGAGGAGACACACATGG GTGGTGAGTTAAGTCCCCTTCCAGACCACCTCACAAGTGCAGATCTGCAGGACATGTTGGCAGTGGGCTccagaggaggagaggaacagCTGGGGGACAGCCGTGGAAGCCGGCACGATTCTTCAGAGGCTCAGCAAGGTggctgtgaggaggaagaggaggcgaAGCTGCCTTGCTCTGATATCAGCCTGGTGAAAAGACGGGTGAGAAGGGTGGCAGCAGCTTCACGGCGAGCCCCTCGTGCAGAGCGGCCCACCATCTGCTCTGAGTGTGGCAAGGGCTTCAGTCGGAGCATCCACCTCATCCAGCACCAGCGAATGCACACTGGGGAGCGCCCGTTCCTGTGCGGGGAGTGCGGCAAGGGCTTCAGCCAGAGCTCCCATCTCATCCAGCACCGGCGGGTCCACACGGGCCAGAAACCCTACACCTGTGCCgagtgtgggaagagcttcagccAGAGCTCCAACCTACTCAAGCACCAGCGCATCCACACCGGGCTCAAACCCTATGTGTGCAGCGAGTGTGGGAAGATCTTCAGCGACAGCTCCACCTGCATCAAACACCAGCGTATGCACACGGGTGAGCGGCCCTACAAGTGCCCAGCCTGCGGGAAGAGCTTCAGCCAACACTCTCACCTCCTTCAGCACCAGCGAGCCCACGATGGTGTCCGGCCTTACGCCTGTGGGCAGTGTGGCAAACGTTTTGGGCAGAGCTCTGACCTCATTAACCACGCTCGCACCCACACCGGCGAGAAGCCTTACAAATGCAGCCAGTGCGGCCGGGGCTTCAGCGGCAACTCCAACCTCATCAAACATACCCGCATCCACACCGGGGAGCAGCCGTACCGCTGCACCCAGTGTGGGGAAAGCTTTCGGTTCCAGCCCCAGCTGGTGCGCCACCAGAAGCACCATACGGAGTAG